Sequence from the Kribbella aluminosa genome:
GGCGCTGGACGCGCCGTCGACGTCGCGGACCTACCGCTGGGAGGGCAAGAAGCCGGTCAGCACCGACGGCCCGTACGCCGAGTCGAAGGAGCAGCTCGCCGGGTTCTTCGTCCTGAACTGCGACAGTCGCGCTCGCGCGGAGGAGCTGGCCGCGAAGTTCGCGGGCCCGGGCGACGTGGTCGAGCTGCGTCCGGAGATGGAGTTCTGACCGCTCTTGCGGACAGTTCTGCGCGGATGTGACGTACGACGGATTTTTCGAGTGACGTACGCCGTACCGCCGGCGCGGCCGGTCCCAGTAATCTTGGGGACTTACCGAGAGTCAGGAGTGCGCCGTGACGACTGTCTTGCTGATGGGGCCGCCCGGAGCGGGTAAGGGCACGCACGCGGGCCATCTGGCCGGACATCTCGGCGTACCGGTGATCTCCACCGGCGACCTGTTCCGTCGCAACATCGCGGACGGGACGGACCTCGGCCGCACCGCGCAGCGCTACCTCGACGCCGGGGAGTACGTGCCCGACGAGGTCACCAACGACATGGTCCGCGACCGGCTCGCGGCGCCCGACGCCCGTCCGGGGTTCGTCCTGGACGGGTATCCGCGCACCCTCGACCAGGCCGGCGTCCTGGACGGCATCCTCAGCGGGCAAGGCCGTTCACTGGACGCGGCGGTCGTCCTCACGGTCCCGATCGACGCCCTCGTCGGCCGGCTCCTCAAGCGCGCCGAGATCGAGCACCGCTCGGACGACACCGAAGAGGTGATCCGCCGCCGCTTCGAGGTCTACCACGAGCAGACGGCGCCGCTGCTCGAGTTCTACTCCGCCCGCGGCCTCGACCACGAGGTCGACGCCTCCCCGGACATCGACACGGTCCGCATCCACGTCCGGCAGGTCGCCGTACAGCTCAAGCAGGCTGCATAACCGCTGCCCGTCAGTTGCGCCAGACGGGTGCGACCGACTTGCGGTAGCGGCGGCCGAAGAGGCCGAGGATGACGGTGAGGACCGGCTTCGGGATCGTCCTGGTGATCGCGCTGGATTCGGTTGCGGTCGCGCCGTCGAGGGCCCAGGCGAAGAACGTGCCGCCCTGCGTCGGGCTGACCTTCGCGAACTCGCGGCCCATCGCCTTCAGCTCCGGCGTCCCCTCCCTCTCCAGGTAGACCGGCTCGATCTCCTTCTCCTCGTGGTCGAAGTGCTCGACCGTGACCCGTTGCAGCTCCTGCATCGCGGTATGTGCAGCCGTCGCATCCGCTGCGGTTGCAGAGTTGCTCAGGGCGCCCATCGCCGTACGGGCCGCCGTCAAAGCGGTCGCCATCGTGTCGTGCTCGGCGTCGAGTTGCGCCAGTACCTCCTGGCTCACGCCGACCTTCTGCAGCGCGGGCCAGGCGATCTCGTGCTCGCTCTGGTGGTGCTGGGTGAGCTGGTCGTCGAAGTTCTGCCATGCCGTCGCCAGTTGCGCGGCCCGCCGCCGGTTCCCGGCTGGGAACCGTTCGAGTGCGTTCAGGAAGCGATCGAGATCCCGCCGGACGGCAGCGTGGATCGCCCGGTTCATGCTCATGTCCGCCATGTTCAGGAGTATCCGTCCGGAAACGCCCGCTGCCCAGCGTTCACGGAACAACCTGTGGCTGCCGAGAGTTGTCCCTGGATATGCATGGTGAGTACAAGGTCCCGGGCGGGAAGCTGGTCGTAGCGGATCTGGATGTGCTGGAGGACCGCGTGCGGTCGGCGCAGATCTCCGGGGACTTCTTCCTCGAGCCGGACGACGCGCTGGAGCGGATCAACGGGGCGCTCGCGGGGCTGCAGATCGACACGGCCGCCGCGCAGATCGCGGCGCGGGTGCGCGGTGCACTCGGCGACGGCGTCGAGATGCTCGGGTTCTCACCCGAGGCCGTCGCGGTCGCCGTACGGCGTGCCCTGACCGGGGCGACCGGCTGGCGTGACCACGAGTGGCAGTTCGTGCACGACGTACCGCGGGAGCCGGCGCTGCAGATGGCGCTCGACGAGGTACTGACCGAGCAGGTCGGTTCGGGGGAGCGGCCGCCGACGCTGCGGGTCTGGGAGTGGGCGTCGAACGCGGTCATCATCGGCAGCTTCCAGTCCGTGCGCAACGAGGTCGACCTGGACGGCGCGGACCGGCACGACGTCACCGTGGTACGCCGGATCAGCGGCGGCGGCGCGATGTTCGTCGAGCCCGGGAACACCATCACGTACTCGCTGTACGTGCCGGAATCGCTGGTCTCCGGCCTGTCGTTCGTCGAGTCGTACGCGTTCCTCGACGACTGGGTCATTGGTGCGCTCAACGATCTCGGAATCGCCGCGACGTACCAGCCGATCAACGACATCACCTCGCCGGCCGGGAAGATCGCGGGCGCCGCGCAGAAACGGTTCGCCGGCGGCGCGGTGCTGCACCACGTGACGATGGCGTACGACATGGACGCCTCGAAGATGCTCGACGTACTGCGGATCGGCCGCGAGAAGCTGTCCGACAAGGGCACGACGAGCGCGAACAAGCGCGTCGACCCGCTCCGCAGCCAGACCGGACTCGAGCGGGCGGAGGTGATCTCGCGGATGGTTGGGACGTTCCGGAACCGCTACGGGCTGACGGACGGCGCGATCTCCGGCGACACCGTCGCGCTCGCCGAGGAGCGGGTGGCGGCGAAGTTCGGCACCGAGGAGTGGCTTACCCGCGTGCCGTGATCGGTACGGCGTTACCGCTCACGCGCACGCGCCGGTCGTCCGGGCGGAGCGCGACCGTGATCAGGCTCGGCCGCCCGAGGTCGTCGCCCTGGTGCAGCGTGATCGTCGGCTGATCGCGGCCGAGTTCGCGCAGGTACGCGCCGAACGCGGCCGCCGCGGCACCGGTCGCCGGGTCCTCGACCACACCACCGACCGGGAACGGGTCGCGGACGTGGAAGACGGTCGGCGACTCCTGCCAGACGAGCTGCAGCGTGGTCAGGTCGCGGTCGAGCATGTACGCGGTGAGGCCGTCGAAGTCGTAGTCGAGATCGGCCAGGCGCCGGCGGGTCGCCGTACTCAGCACGAGATGGCGGGCACCGGCGTACGCGATCCGCGGCGGCAAGTCAGGGTTCAGGTCGTCGGGGGACCAGTTGAGCAGGGCGAGCGCGCCGGGGACGTCGTCGGCGTCCTCGACGGACGGCTCGACGCTGGTAAGGGTGGCGCGCAGGTCCGCGTCGACGCTGACCGGGACGAGTCCCGCCTGCGTCGAGAAGACGATCTCGCCCGGGCCATCGCGTTCCGCGAGGGCGACGGCGGTCGCGACGGTCGCATGCCCGCAGAACGGGACCTCGGCCTTGGGGGAGAAGTAACGCACCGGCTGTACGTCGGCCGCCGGCCC
This genomic interval carries:
- a CDS encoding YciI family protein, with protein sequence MKYVVLIHSNPQPWGHPTIDFTAVGRAIPADERAAMGKEFDELLTELSASGELVSGLALDAPSTSRTYRWEGKKPVSTDGPYAESKEQLAGFFVLNCDSRARAEELAAKFAGPGDVVELRPEMEF
- a CDS encoding adenylate kinase, translated to MTTVLLMGPPGAGKGTHAGHLAGHLGVPVISTGDLFRRNIADGTDLGRTAQRYLDAGEYVPDEVTNDMVRDRLAAPDARPGFVLDGYPRTLDQAGVLDGILSGQGRSLDAAVVLTVPIDALVGRLLKRAEIEHRSDDTEEVIRRRFEVYHEQTAPLLEFYSARGLDHEVDASPDIDTVRIHVRQVAVQLKQAA
- a CDS encoding hemerythrin domain-containing protein, producing MSMNRAIHAAVRRDLDRFLNALERFPAGNRRRAAQLATAWQNFDDQLTQHHQSEHEIAWPALQKVGVSQEVLAQLDAEHDTMATALTAARTAMGALSNSATAADATAAHTAMQELQRVTVEHFDHEEKEIEPVYLEREGTPELKAMGREFAKVSPTQGGTFFAWALDGATATESSAITRTIPKPVLTVILGLFGRRYRKSVAPVWRN
- a CDS encoding lipoate--protein ligase family protein, which codes for MHGEYKVPGGKLVVADLDVLEDRVRSAQISGDFFLEPDDALERINGALAGLQIDTAAAQIAARVRGALGDGVEMLGFSPEAVAVAVRRALTGATGWRDHEWQFVHDVPREPALQMALDEVLTEQVGSGERPPTLRVWEWASNAVIIGSFQSVRNEVDLDGADRHDVTVVRRISGGGAMFVEPGNTITYSLYVPESLVSGLSFVESYAFLDDWVIGALNDLGIAATYQPINDITSPAGKIAGAAQKRFAGGAVLHHVTMAYDMDASKMLDVLRIGREKLSDKGTTSANKRVDPLRSQTGLERAEVISRMVGTFRNRYGLTDGAISGDTVALAEERVAAKFGTEEWLTRVP
- a CDS encoding PhzF family phenazine biosynthesis protein, whose protein sequence is MTTVLRYAAFTSDPAGGNPAGVVLDAHELDDAAMQSIAADVGYSETAFLTGPAADVQPVRYFSPKAEVPFCGHATVATAVALAERDGPGEIVFSTQAGLVPVSVDADLRATLTSVEPSVEDADDVPGALALLNWSPDDLNPDLPPRIAYAGARHLVLSTATRRRLADLDYDFDGLTAYMLDRDLTTLQLVWQESPTVFHVRDPFPVGGVVEDPATGAAAAAFGAYLRELGRDQPTITLHQGDDLGRPSLITVALRPDDRRVRVSGNAVPITARG